Proteins encoded together in one Anguilla anguilla isolate fAngAng1 chromosome 9, fAngAng1.pri, whole genome shotgun sequence window:
- the apln gene encoding apelin isoform X1: MHAAEDGDHKEELREGTLQPFTLEPPVSYQSTGPMTSTEPGRPLEEGVVRKVAQPSPVRSAQSHRPAGWKRRRPRPRLSHKGPMPF, encoded by the exons ATGCATGCTGCAGAGGATGGAGATCATAAGGAAGAGCTGAGGGAGGGGACCCTACAGCCCTTTACCTTGGAGCCTCCAGTTTCTTACCAATCAACAG GGCCCATGACCTCCACAGAGCCTGGCAGACCATTAGAGGAGGGGGTTGTGAGGAAGGTGGCACAGCCAAGCCCAGTCAGGAGCGCCCAGAGCCACAGACCGGCCGGCTGGAAGAGGAGACGTCCTCGGCCTCGCCTCTCTCACAAGGGGCCCATGCCATTCTAG
- the apln gene encoding apelin isoform X2 codes for MNVKILTLVIVLLASLLCSGSAGPMTSTEPGRPLEEGVVRKVAQPSPVRSAQSHRPAGWKRRRPRPRLSHKGPMPF; via the exons ATGAATGTGAAGATCCTGACGCTGGTGATCGTGCTCCTGGCGTCTCTGCTGTGCTCGGGCAGTGCCG GGCCCATGACCTCCACAGAGCCTGGCAGACCATTAGAGGAGGGGGTTGTGAGGAAGGTGGCACAGCCAAGCCCAGTCAGGAGCGCCCAGAGCCACAGACCGGCCGGCTGGAAGAGGAGACGTCCTCGGCCTCGCCTCTCTCACAAGGGGCCCATGCCATTCTAG